In one Cytobacillus luteolus genomic region, the following are encoded:
- a CDS encoding sigma-70 family RNA polymerase sigma factor, with protein sequence MHVKAIQINSPSLSDVNHSSKEAKLEWLMDEYGDMVLRLAYTYVKQMQLAEDISQEVFISCYKNLDGFQHKASYKTWVYRITVNKCKDAIGSWSSRNIHYKDIVSSLFTSGTKSTEDSLIEFEENEEVFQRVLELNVNYREVIILYYYEELSIEEISELLRIKANTVKSRLHRARAALKSSIKEEV encoded by the coding sequence ATGCATGTAAAAGCGATCCAAATCAACTCCCCCTCCCTCTCTGATGTGAATCATTCATCAAAGGAAGCTAAGCTTGAATGGTTAATGGATGAGTATGGAGATATGGTCCTGCGACTTGCTTATACCTACGTGAAACAAATGCAGCTTGCAGAAGATATTTCACAGGAGGTCTTTATTAGCTGTTATAAAAATCTAGATGGATTTCAACATAAAGCATCTTATAAAACTTGGGTTTATCGGATAACAGTGAACAAATGTAAAGATGCCATCGGTAGTTGGTCATCTAGAAACATCCATTATAAAGATATTGTTAGTTCACTTTTTACAAGTGGCACCAAATCAACAGAGGATAGCCTAATCGAGTTTGAAGAAAATGAGGAAGTATTTCAACGAGTGTTAGAGCTAAATGTTAACTACAGAGAAGTAATTATTCTTTATTACTATGAAGAGCTTTCAATTGAAGAGATTTCAGAGTTACTCCGTATCAAAGCCAATACTGTTAAATCCAGACTTCATCGAGCGAGAGCTGCATTAAAAAGTTCAATAAAGGAGGAAGTATAG
- a CDS encoding GNAT family N-acetyltransferase, whose product MESDARQLSEVRLQIDGETENMDREKGEAYIDQEGFIEIIKEDTNRLSNVFLVAVVNGRIVGFSRCEGSTLKRSCHKVEFGVCVLKEFWGHGIGENILKESIIWADNNGLKKITLNVLETNEKAIKLYKKYGFEVEGVLRSDKLLSDGNYYNTIIMGRLYPSTVRES is encoded by the coding sequence ATGGAATCTGATGCTAGGCAGTTATCTGAAGTTAGATTGCAAATTGATGGTGAAACTGAGAATATGGACCGTGAAAAGGGAGAGGCATATATAGATCAAGAAGGTTTTATAGAAATCATAAAAGAAGATACTAATAGATTATCTAACGTGTTTTTAGTAGCTGTAGTGAATGGTAGAATTGTTGGTTTTTCCAGGTGTGAAGGAAGTACCTTGAAAAGGTCGTGCCACAAAGTAGAATTTGGTGTTTGTGTGTTAAAGGAATTCTGGGGACATGGAATAGGGGAAAACATTTTAAAGGAATCTATAATCTGGGCAGATAATAATGGATTAAAGAAAATAACTCTGAATGTACTTGAAACAAATGAGAAAGCAATCAAACTTTATAAAAAATATGGTTTTGAGGTAGAGGGTGTTTTAAGAAGTGATAAGCTATTATCTGATGGTAACTATTATAATACGATTATAATGGGAAGGCTTTATCCATCAACTGTTAGAGAAAGTTGA
- a CDS encoding NlpC/P60 family protein, translating into MVKRHSKRLQCAIITCLILVFSISGPIGVHAQYKNVPTSGVAINGKLVNGINPILIGSTYYLPLVPLSKILGYNNIQFNQSTLTYQITDGSTTVRTTMGGSRAKKSNEYINIDAPRWINNTAYVTLHAGSSLFNVYISFEPSNGSFQIQKPAQLYIVQNGDSLWTIARAHHTTVSALKVANNLKSNVIYNDQVLRIPPREKTKELEPIREKQPVKSSKGTTLQEKRQNIIIEARKFIGAGYKFGATLAEAPRLFDCSSYTQLVFRNNDISIPRVSRDQASIGTYVKELQEGDLLFFTDSSLYSDGRIGHVGIYMANGGMIHASSSKGVIITPNVLANPYWGKNYLFAKRVIQ; encoded by the coding sequence ATGGTAAAAAGACATAGTAAAAGACTGCAATGCGCAATTATTACTTGTTTAATCCTTGTATTTTCCATAAGTGGGCCAATTGGTGTACATGCACAGTATAAAAATGTACCAACTAGCGGAGTAGCGATTAATGGTAAATTGGTGAATGGTATTAATCCAATTTTAATTGGTAGCACCTACTATCTACCGCTGGTTCCTTTATCGAAAATCCTAGGATATAACAATATCCAATTTAATCAAAGTACATTAACTTATCAAATAACAGATGGATCGACTACGGTACGAACAACGATGGGTGGAAGTAGAGCAAAGAAAAGTAATGAATACATTAACATTGATGCACCAAGATGGATCAATAACACCGCTTATGTAACACTTCATGCGGGTAGTTCATTGTTTAATGTATACATTTCCTTTGAACCTAGCAATGGGTCCTTCCAGATTCAAAAGCCAGCTCAATTGTATATTGTTCAGAATGGGGACTCATTATGGACCATTGCAAGAGCTCACCATACGACGGTAAGTGCTTTAAAGGTTGCTAACAACTTGAAATCAAATGTCATTTACAATGATCAAGTTTTAAGAATCCCACCAAGAGAGAAAACGAAAGAACTTGAGCCAATTCGTGAAAAACAACCTGTAAAAAGTAGTAAGGGAACGACACTCCAGGAAAAGAGACAAAATATTATTATTGAAGCAAGAAAATTCATTGGTGCGGGCTATAAGTTCGGAGCAACATTAGCTGAAGCGCCAAGACTATTTGATTGCTCCTCTTATACTCAATTGGTTTTTAGAAATAACGATATTTCTATTCCAAGGGTATCTAGGGACCAAGCAAGTATTGGTACGTATGTCAAGGAACTTCAAGAAGGAGATTTGTTGTTCTTTACAGATAGTAGCTTATATTCTGATGGAAGAATTGGTCATGTTGGAATTTACATGGCTAATGGAGGTATGATTCATGCTTCTTCTTCAAAAGGGGTTATTATCACACCGAATGTACTAGCTAACCCTTACTGGGGTAAGAACTATTTATTTGCAAAAAGAGTGATTCAATAG
- a CDS encoding histidine kinase N-terminal 7TM domain-containing protein, which yields MNQELLGFVVLTFLGGVLSLILCIYAYLNIKNTPGGKYYILATLMASFFTFSYGFELLSYELEQIKFWLRMEYLALPFIPVFILLMCLDYVGKKLNRIFTFVLFGLPFVTITLHLTNDFHHLYYSSVSLKIDSPYPIVELEPGLGFVVHSVFLYGVVAASVVVLLLELRTLSTKLKQQILLMVTGVLIPIIASVFYITGLSPNGVDIGPVSMCFSFVFHGIALLSYKMFDITPIARERIFESIDEGVLVLNQSNVIVDYNQAMINVLPGLKPNYIGQKLHTINDIDSTFLSLAMNETETDYHYTNEGISHYYQVKFTSVLNSKNILIGKIITFTDVTKRVALEEQLKRLASTDGLTNIYNRTYFVKSAEEYLNKGVSISVIMFDIDHFKKVNDTYGHASGDAVLCNVVEIVKSCLREEDLFGRFGGEEFLICLSGTIDEAMNVAHSIKDMIQNMPTLVGGHCISLTSSFGVTNTAHIEGEISVQALISQADQALYAAKENGRNCVMSFKQSVEVS from the coding sequence ATGAATCAAGAACTTTTGGGATTTGTCGTACTCACCTTTTTAGGTGGAGTACTTAGTTTAATTTTATGTATTTATGCGTATTTAAATATAAAGAATACACCAGGTGGTAAATATTATATATTAGCTACGCTTATGGCGTCCTTCTTTACATTCTCTTATGGGTTTGAATTACTTAGCTATGAATTGGAACAAATAAAGTTTTGGTTAAGGATGGAATACCTAGCTCTACCGTTTATACCAGTCTTTATCTTACTAATGTGTCTTGACTATGTTGGAAAAAAGCTTAATCGAATTTTTACATTTGTCCTATTTGGATTACCATTTGTGACGATTACCCTTCATCTTACAAATGACTTTCATCATCTTTACTATTCATCTGTATCATTGAAAATAGATAGTCCATACCCTATCGTAGAGCTAGAGCCTGGACTTGGGTTTGTTGTTCACTCTGTCTTTTTATATGGGGTAGTTGCGGCTAGTGTTGTTGTGCTACTATTGGAACTTAGAACATTATCCACTAAACTTAAACAACAAATCTTGTTAATGGTAACTGGAGTGTTAATACCGATCATTGCTAGTGTTTTTTATATTACAGGATTAAGCCCAAATGGTGTGGATATTGGTCCAGTTTCAATGTGCTTTTCGTTTGTGTTTCATGGTATTGCTTTATTATCTTATAAAATGTTTGATATTACGCCTATAGCTAGGGAACGGATTTTTGAAAGCATTGATGAAGGTGTATTAGTTCTAAATCAAAGTAATGTTATTGTTGACTATAATCAGGCAATGATTAATGTGTTACCAGGGTTAAAACCTAATTACATTGGCCAGAAATTGCATACTATCAATGATATAGATTCAACCTTCTTATCACTTGCAATGAACGAGACAGAAACAGATTATCACTATACTAATGAAGGAATCTCACACTATTACCAAGTCAAGTTTACTTCAGTATTGAACAGTAAAAATATACTAATTGGTAAAATAATCACCTTTACCGATGTAACTAAGCGAGTGGCACTTGAGGAACAACTTAAAAGGTTGGCAAGTACTGATGGCTTAACCAACATTTACAATCGTACCTATTTTGTGAAATCAGCCGAGGAATATCTCAATAAGGGTGTATCCATCTCAGTCATTATGTTTGATATTGATCATTTTAAGAAAGTTAATGATACATATGGCCATGCATCTGGGGACGCGGTTCTTTGTAATGTGGTTGAAATTGTTAAGAGTTGTTTGAGGGAAGAGGATCTATTCGGTAGATTCGGTGGTGAAGAGTTTCTTATTTGTCTATCAGGAACGATTGATGAAGCTATGAATGTAGCGCATTCAATAAAGGATATGATTCAAAACATGCCTACATTAGTTGGTGGTCATTGTATTTCGTTAACATCTAGTTTTGGAGTTACTAATACAGCCCATATTGAAGGCGAAATATCTGTACAAGCTCTTATAAGTCAGGCAGATCAGGCTCTTTATGCAGCCAAAGAGAATGGAAGAAATTGTGTGATGTCATTTAAACAATCTGTTGAGGTTTCTTAG
- a CDS encoding DUF4181 domain-containing protein: MNVNVIISWVILFSVFFLISHYLKKHLGIKNREWVWMLSERRKPVFRIVDSSIFVLFLFGMFQLNFEPGSETYSNAVRVSPLFGMMFLQSIVSGIEQWVTDRERKAYYHEWLGTILIVGSYLIILIFGDS, from the coding sequence ATGAATGTCAATGTGATTATTAGCTGGGTTATTTTGTTCAGTGTATTTTTCTTAATTAGTCATTACTTAAAGAAGCATCTTGGCATTAAAAATAGAGAATGGGTATGGATGTTGTCAGAAAGAAGAAAACCTGTTTTTAGAATTGTTGATTCTAGTATCTTTGTATTGTTTTTATTTGGTATGTTTCAGCTGAATTTTGAACCTGGCTCAGAAACTTATTCAAATGCTGTAAGAGTAAGTCCTTTGTTTGGAATGATGTTTCTTCAAAGTATTGTGAGTGGAATTGAGCAATGGGTGACGGATCGTGAGAGGAAAGCCTATTACCATGAGTGGCTTGGGACTATCTTGATAGTGGGATCATATCTAATCATATTGATATTTGGGGATTCGTGA
- a CDS encoding DUF4030 domain-containing protein, which yields MKEKWDYPDQEKNNLRFEQKHKQYVLQNVRNLKDTNTQNEPNRLGRFATRISFTGVAIAALVFLLIGSTYVSPAMAKVVSTIPYLSQFIKQEEHKVELFDTVYNVIRENEYKLGDIQIKNNKIIVSIAGTKEEVSNTEDEVISNLNTALQSKDLGKFEIQVKDVKEQPAYLYKPRPEEIENEKKAEELKAKITVLLEELNYELAFPLEVRFTDNFMYVSVFKTEKGTKELKARLKEISAEHGEFRMRITQIDRKAREQEIRMGGIVQTIGIGLMENKDFKVTGFSFSFHPYPLQFTLKTSIKSSDPDAKEYVERIEKEINDFIKLDERTKDVRNEEYELTILSKDKKKLN from the coding sequence ATGAAAGAAAAATGGGATTACCCTGATCAAGAAAAAAACAATCTCCGTTTTGAACAAAAACATAAACAATATGTTTTACAGAATGTAAGAAATCTTAAAGATACAAATACACAAAATGAACCGAATCGCCTCGGAAGATTTGCAACAAGAATTTCGTTTACTGGAGTAGCCATAGCTGCGTTGGTCTTCCTATTAATTGGCTCAACTTATGTCTCACCTGCCATGGCAAAGGTTGTCTCTACGATTCCATATCTTAGCCAATTTATTAAGCAAGAAGAACACAAGGTTGAATTGTTCGATACTGTTTATAATGTAATTAGAGAGAATGAGTATAAACTTGGAGATATTCAAATTAAGAATAACAAAATCATTGTTTCTATCGCTGGAACAAAGGAAGAAGTCAGTAACACAGAAGACGAAGTAATCTCCAATCTAAATACTGCATTACAATCTAAAGACCTCGGAAAATTTGAAATCCAAGTAAAAGATGTAAAAGAACAACCTGCTTATCTTTACAAGCCTAGGCCGGAGGAGATAGAAAACGAAAAGAAAGCTGAAGAACTTAAAGCAAAAATTACAGTGTTACTAGAAGAGCTTAATTATGAGCTAGCCTTCCCATTAGAGGTACGCTTCACCGATAATTTCATGTATGTCTCTGTATTCAAAACCGAAAAAGGAACGAAAGAGTTAAAAGCTAGATTGAAAGAGATTTCCGCAGAACATGGGGAATTTAGAATGAGAATAACTCAAATTGATAGGAAAGCACGTGAACAAGAAATTAGAATGGGAGGGATTGTTCAAACAATTGGAATTGGATTAATGGAAAATAAAGATTTTAAGGTAACAGGATTTTCGTTTTCTTTCCACCCTTACCCGCTACAGTTTACGTTGAAAACATCCATCAAATCATCTGATCCTGATGCAAAAGAATACGTTGAACGAATTGAAAAAGAAATCAATGATTTTATCAAATTGGATGAGAGAACAAAAGATGTTCGTAATGAAGAGTACGAGTTAACGATTTTAAGTAAGGATAAAAAGAAGCTTAATTAA
- a CDS encoding PhzF family phenazine biosynthesis protein, whose product MRIPIYQIDAFTHELFKGNSAAVCPLNEWIEDELMQKIAAENNLAETAFFVKKESDYELRWFTPTGEIDLCGHATLASAFVIFTYLEIDLREVKFHTKSGLLEVTQDEGLLTLIFPSREGVICGDIPEMLSKALGKEPKEVYKSRDYLAVFESEQDILDIAPNMDELKKLDGVGVIVTAKGNEVDFVSRFFAPKIGINEDPVTGSAHCTLVPYWKKVLGKSKFIALQVSERGGKLYCEDLGDMVKMSGEAVAYLEGYINVNNIVPK is encoded by the coding sequence ATGAGGATACCAATTTATCAAATTGATGCTTTTACACATGAATTATTTAAGGGGAATTCGGCAGCAGTTTGCCCTTTGAATGAGTGGATTGAGGATGAGTTGATGCAAAAGATTGCCGCAGAAAACAATCTAGCTGAAACTGCTTTTTTTGTGAAAAAAGAGAGTGACTATGAGTTAAGATGGTTCACTCCAACGGGTGAGATTGATTTGTGCGGACATGCAACATTAGCATCTGCTTTTGTTATCTTTACATACTTAGAAATTGATCTACGAGAGGTAAAGTTTCATACAAAAAGTGGTCTTCTAGAAGTGACACAGGATGAAGGTTTACTTACTCTAATTTTCCCGTCTAGGGAAGGGGTTATATGCGGTGACATTCCAGAAATGCTTAGTAAGGCACTAGGTAAGGAACCAAAAGAAGTATATAAATCCAGAGATTATTTAGCTGTATTTGAATCTGAACAGGATATTTTAGACATTGCTCCAAACATGGATGAATTGAAAAAACTAGATGGAGTAGGGGTGATCGTCACTGCAAAAGGAAACGAGGTTGATTTCGTATCAAGATTTTTCGCACCAAAAATCGGAATTAATGAAGATCCTGTAACTGGGTCAGCCCATTGTACTCTTGTCCCTTATTGGAAGAAGGTCTTAGGAAAGAGCAAATTTATTGCATTGCAAGTTTCAGAAAGAGGCGGAAAGCTTTATTGTGAAGACTTAGGTGATATGGTGAAAATGTCAGGGGAAGCAGTTGCTTATTTAGAAGGGTATATTAATGTAAATAATATAGTCCCTAAATAA